A stretch of the Archangium violaceum genome encodes the following:
- a CDS encoding cytochrome P450, with protein sequence MPTAVEFEPLHPETLRDPYPVYARMRALAPVMWHERLNSWLLTRHAECLQVLKDSRRFAADWRRVGAAVPEQSLSIQSMDPPEHGELRGLLVSAYRAQDLAAVERRAYLHANHLLAGLRAEGGGELMTRFAAPLALHAVCDFLGVPAPDPATFGEMSDAIIRGMDAGLAPERAAPGAAARAGLSALIASWFEPPPTGGMFGFLARSESAAGMPRAVLMNSMRVVFHAGYTSVYSAVGSAIISLLRHGMELSRLRDPALLETAVEELFRYDGPVQATGRVCTEDVELGGVRIARGQALVLLLGSANRDPEAFSQPEALVLDRQPNPHLAFGWGIHACVGGLLAKAVVRLALCSLIEHAPGLRLSGDVVHKPQATQRCPDRIPIAFGA encoded by the coding sequence GTGCCCACTGCTGTCGAGTTCGAGCCCCTGCACCCCGAGACGCTGCGAGACCCGTACCCTGTCTATGCTCGAATGCGGGCGTTGGCGCCGGTGATGTGGCATGAGCGGCTCAACTCCTGGCTGCTCACCCGACACGCGGAGTGTCTCCAGGTCTTGAAGGATTCGCGCCGCTTCGCCGCCGACTGGCGCCGGGTTGGCGCGGCGGTTCCCGAGCAGAGCCTGAGCATCCAATCCATGGACCCTCCCGAGCACGGCGAGCTGCGCGGCCTGCTCGTGAGCGCCTACCGCGCCCAGGACCTGGCCGCGGTGGAGCGCAGGGCCTATCTGCACGCGAATCACTTGCTCGCCGGGCTTCGCGCGGAGGGAGGGGGCGAGCTGATGACCCGCTTCGCGGCGCCGCTCGCACTCCATGCCGTCTGTGATTTCCTCGGCGTCCCCGCGCCGGACCCCGCCACCTTCGGGGAGATGTCGGACGCCATCATCCGTGGCATGGACGCGGGCCTCGCGCCGGAGCGAGCAGCCCCCGGCGCCGCCGCCAGGGCGGGCCTGAGCGCGCTGATCGCGAGCTGGTTCGAGCCCCCTCCGACGGGTGGAATGTTCGGGTTCCTGGCGCGCTCCGAGTCGGCCGCCGGGATGCCGCGCGCCGTGCTGATGAACAGCATGCGCGTCGTGTTCCATGCCGGCTACACCTCCGTGTACAGCGCGGTGGGCAGTGCCATCATCTCCCTGCTGCGCCACGGCATGGAGCTGTCCCGGCTGCGCGACCCGGCACTCCTGGAGACGGCGGTGGAGGAGCTGTTCCGGTATGACGGCCCGGTGCAGGCCACCGGCCGCGTGTGCACCGAGGACGTGGAGCTCGGCGGGGTCCGCATCGCCCGGGGGCAGGCGCTGGTGCTGCTGCTCGGCTCCGCCAACCGGGACCCGGAGGCGTTCTCCCAGCCGGAGGCGCTCGTCCTGGATCGCCAACCCAACCCCCACCTGGCTTTCGGCTGGGGCATTCACGCCTGCGTGGGTGGGCTGCTGGCCAAGGCGGTGGTGCGGCTGGCCCTGTGCAGCCTTATCGAGCACGCACCGGGCCTGCGCCTGAGCGGTGACGTCGTCCACAAGCCCCAGGCCACCCAGCGGTGCCCGGACCGCATTCCCATCGCGTTCGGTGCGTGA
- a CDS encoding RICIN domain-containing protein yields MHRTHALRLTSILAVLLFVLLACPRPAAAQTRIMPLGDSITGSPGCWRALLWNQLQSTGFTNIDFVGTLPPQGCGVAYDGDNEGHGGFLATNVADQNLLPGWLSATRPDIVIMHFGTNDVWSARTPSQILAAFSKLVDQMRASNPSMKILVAQIIPVAPGGCGDCPRRTIEFNAAIPGWAASKSTTASPIVVVDQWTGFDPATDTSDGVHPNDAGIVKIANAWYPPLTQFLSSNGGGGNGVIANGTYRITPRDSPDKALDVAGHGTADNTNVLQWSYGGANNQRWTLTHLGNDEYQLIGVESGKALQVTSTSTANGTNVDIHTYTGAANQRWTITATSDGFYRLTPVSSSGSALEVSGDSTANGANVQQWGWTGGTNQQWMFQTP; encoded by the coding sequence ATGCACCGGACTCACGCGCTGCGCTTGACGAGCATCCTGGCTGTTCTTCTTTTCGTGCTGCTTGCCTGTCCGCGACCGGCGGCAGCACAGACACGCATCATGCCGCTCGGGGATTCGATTACTGGATCGCCGGGGTGTTGGCGTGCGCTGCTGTGGAACCAGCTGCAAAGCACCGGCTTCACCAATATCGATTTTGTCGGCACGTTGCCGCCTCAGGGTTGTGGTGTCGCTTACGACGGCGACAACGAAGGCCATGGTGGATTTCTGGCCACCAACGTGGCGGATCAGAATCTACTCCCCGGCTGGTTGAGCGCGACACGCCCGGACATCGTGATCATGCATTTTGGCACCAACGATGTCTGGAGCGCGCGAACGCCCAGCCAGATTCTGGCTGCCTTCAGCAAGCTCGTGGATCAGATGCGCGCGAGCAATCCAAGCATGAAGATCCTGGTGGCGCAGATCATTCCAGTGGCGCCCGGTGGCTGCGGGGACTGTCCGCGGCGAACCATCGAGTTCAACGCCGCGATTCCCGGCTGGGCGGCGAGCAAGAGCACGACGGCTTCGCCGATCGTCGTCGTGGATCAATGGACGGGTTTCGACCCGGCCACGGATACGAGCGATGGTGTGCACCCCAACGACGCGGGCATCGTCAAAATCGCGAACGCGTGGTATCCGCCGCTGACACAATTCCTGAGCAGCAATGGCGGCGGCGGCAATGGAGTCATCGCTAACGGAACATACCGCATCACACCGCGCGATAGTCCCGACAAAGCGCTCGATGTCGCGGGGCATGGGACGGCGGACAACACCAATGTGCTGCAGTGGTCCTATGGCGGAGCGAACAATCAGCGCTGGACGCTGACCCATCTGGGCAACGACGAGTATCAGCTCATCGGCGTGGAAAGCGGCAAAGCTCTGCAGGTCACCAGCACATCGACGGCCAACGGAACGAATGTCGACATCCACACCTACACGGGCGCCGCGAACCAGCGCTGGACAATCACAGCCACGAGTGACGGGTTTTATCGCCTTACACCCGTCAGCAGCAGTGGGTCGGCATTGGAGGTGTCAGGCGACTCCACGGCCAACGGAGCAAATGTTCAGCAGTGGGGATGGACCGGCGGCACGAATCAACAGTGGATGTTTCAAACGCCCTGA
- a CDS encoding IclR family transcriptional regulator encodes MGQEAEEAGAPEEGRDGRSGQIQVIARAAAILRALAGQPKGLSLGQIAKRVGLPRSTVQRIVGALEAEQLVTAGGESEGVRLGPMLGLLAASSQTDLVSIARPHLEALSRRVHETVDLSVMKGHQVVSVAQSRGDQELNVVFPVGGVLPMYCTAHGKALLAELSDEEVAQLVGSRLEPFTPKTHRTLPALLADLREVRRSGFAYGLEEHAEGICAIGVALRTSAGAQYAIAIPAPAHRFHAQLDVLRKELARCRDEIDAAAGARLGPAPDRGAGRR; translated from the coding sequence ATGGGCCAGGAGGCCGAGGAGGCCGGTGCGCCCGAGGAGGGCCGGGACGGACGCAGCGGGCAGATCCAGGTGATCGCGCGGGCGGCGGCGATCCTTCGGGCGCTCGCGGGGCAACCGAAGGGGCTGAGCCTGGGGCAGATAGCGAAGCGGGTGGGGCTGCCGCGCTCGACGGTGCAACGAATCGTCGGAGCGCTCGAGGCCGAGCAACTGGTGACCGCGGGCGGTGAGAGCGAAGGCGTGAGACTGGGCCCGATGCTGGGACTGCTGGCCGCTTCCTCCCAGACGGACCTGGTGTCGATTGCCCGGCCACACCTCGAGGCGCTCAGCCGTCGCGTCCATGAGACGGTGGACCTGTCGGTCATGAAGGGCCACCAGGTCGTCTCCGTGGCGCAGAGTCGAGGAGACCAGGAACTGAACGTCGTCTTCCCGGTGGGCGGGGTCCTTCCGATGTACTGCACCGCCCACGGCAAGGCGCTACTGGCCGAGCTGTCGGACGAGGAGGTCGCGCAGCTCGTCGGCTCCAGACTCGAGCCGTTCACTCCAAAGACCCATCGAACGCTGCCGGCGCTGCTGGCGGATCTGCGCGAGGTCCGTCGGAGTGGTTTCGCCTATGGGCTCGAGGAGCATGCGGAGGGGATCTGCGCGATCGGCGTCGCCCTCCGGACCTCGGCTGGGGCGCAATATGCCATTGCGATTCCGGCCCCAGCTCATCGGTTCCATGCGCAGCTCGACGTCTTGCGCAAGGAGCTCGCGCGCTGCCGGGACGAGATCGATGCGGCGGCGGGTGCCAGGCTCGGTCCCGCCCCGGACCGGGGGGCGGGCCGCCGCTGA